A window of Pseudomonas guangdongensis contains these coding sequences:
- a CDS encoding glycosyltransferase family 4 protein gives MNDSLPRVLYLHPAAAFGGASKSLIELFTRLHSLGVQGTVVTPDGPVCEAFVKAGMDVRKVKGLSQFDNTRFSHYRRLRWIILLREIFLLPFSLAAFWHLRHEKFDLLHVNEVTLLPLAIFAKWLLRVPMLVHVRSLQRAPGSGLRTRLVNAWLRRHADAVVAIDHTVAATLPTDLPLSIVHNGLGIENDVQTLSARRADDPVRVGFLGVLIPLKGIYELIEAMRILKARKVNIECLIAGENARKLTGLKAWALRKLGFADDVCANVEQMISDYGLQVQVRMLGFIADVRSLYPQLDILCFPSHLDAAGRPVFEAAFYSIPSVVALTDPMPDALLHEVTGLAIPHPDPELLADALQRLAEDHVFRQTLGRQARQWAEENFVIEANAQLMHDLYRRLLSKS, from the coding sequence ATGAATGATTCATTACCACGGGTGCTTTATCTGCATCCGGCCGCGGCATTCGGTGGTGCTTCAAAGAGCCTTATCGAGCTGTTCACCCGATTGCACTCGCTGGGTGTGCAGGGCACGGTCGTGACCCCTGACGGTCCGGTTTGCGAGGCTTTTGTTAAAGCGGGCATGGATGTGCGCAAGGTCAAAGGGCTGAGCCAGTTCGACAATACGCGTTTCAGCCACTATCGCCGTCTTCGCTGGATTATCTTGCTGCGAGAGATCTTTTTGCTGCCGTTTTCATTGGCTGCGTTCTGGCATTTACGCCACGAGAAGTTCGATTTGTTGCACGTTAACGAAGTGACATTGCTGCCCTTGGCCATTTTCGCCAAATGGCTGTTGCGGGTGCCGATGCTTGTGCATGTGCGCTCCCTGCAGCGCGCGCCCGGGTCCGGCTTGCGTACCCGGCTGGTCAATGCCTGGCTGCGACGTCATGCAGACGCGGTTGTGGCGATCGATCATACGGTCGCAGCAACACTACCGACAGACTTGCCCCTGAGTATCGTGCACAACGGCCTGGGAATTGAAAACGACGTACAGACTCTGTCTGCGCGCCGCGCCGATGACCCCGTACGTGTCGGTTTTCTCGGCGTTCTGATTCCGCTCAAAGGCATTTATGAGCTGATCGAGGCGATGCGCATTCTGAAGGCGCGCAAGGTCAACATCGAGTGTCTGATAGCCGGGGAAAACGCTCGTAAGCTCACAGGGTTGAAGGCATGGGCGCTGCGCAAGTTGGGTTTTGCCGATGACGTGTGTGCCAACGTGGAGCAGATGATCAGCGATTACGGATTGCAGGTACAGGTCCGTATGCTGGGGTTCATTGCAGACGTCAGGTCGTTGTATCCGCAGCTCGATATTCTCTGTTTTCCCTCTCACTTGGATGCTGCTGGCCGACCGGTATTCGAGGCGGCGTTCTATTCGATTCCAAGCGTGGTAGCGTTGACAGATCCTATGCCGGACGCGCTGTTACACGAAGTGACCGGACTGGCGATCCCGCATCCCGACCCGGAGCTGCTTGCCGATGCCTTGCAGCGTTTGGCAGAGGACCACGTCTTCCGCCAGACACTGGGTCGCCAGGCTCGCCAGTGGGCAGAGGAAAACTTTGTGATCGAAGCCAATGCGCAGTTGATGCACGACCTTTACCGGCGTCTTCTTTCCAAATCCTGA
- a CDS encoding NAD(P)/FAD-dependent oxidoreductase, translating into MGSYDCLVIGAGVIGLACASRLARSGHSVLVVEEERWIGSHTSSRNSEVIHAGIYYSPTSLKARLCMEGRHLLYRWCEDHHVEHRRIGKLLVAVSPDEIAALEALQKNAVQSGVDSLLEVSAAQLRQMEPAVAGVAALLSVDTGIIDSHAYLQSLLGDAQRHGADLVLATRVSRLQHNGAYWLVEGESCGEPFSVGVHRVINAAGLFSSQLASNIDGLEARHVPQTQWCRGRYFSYSGRSPFSRLVYPMPDVNTAGLGVHATLDMGGQVKFGPDVAWTDTLDYQVEEVLRSDFAIAIQRYFPGLDPQRLTPGYCGIRPKLSGPGQPAEDFLIQGPKTHGLPGLVNLYGIESPGLTASLAIADHVARIID; encoded by the coding sequence ATGGGCTCTTACGATTGTCTCGTCATCGGCGCCGGTGTCATCGGGTTGGCCTGCGCTTCGCGCCTGGCACGCTCCGGGCATAGTGTGCTGGTGGTTGAAGAGGAGCGCTGGATTGGCTCGCATACGTCCAGCCGCAATTCGGAAGTCATTCACGCGGGCATTTACTACTCGCCTACCTCGTTGAAGGCGCGTCTGTGTATGGAAGGACGTCATTTGCTGTATCGCTGGTGCGAGGACCATCACGTCGAGCATCGGCGGATCGGTAAATTGCTGGTTGCGGTGAGCCCGGATGAAATCGCGGCGCTAGAAGCCCTTCAAAAGAATGCGGTGCAGTCCGGTGTGGACTCATTGCTGGAAGTCAGTGCGGCACAACTTCGTCAAATGGAACCAGCGGTCGCCGGCGTGGCAGCTTTGCTTTCGGTAGATACCGGTATTATCGATAGCCATGCCTACTTGCAGTCCTTGCTCGGTGACGCGCAACGGCACGGTGCGGATCTGGTACTCGCGACTCGAGTCTCGCGGTTACAGCACAATGGCGCGTACTGGCTGGTGGAAGGGGAGAGCTGTGGTGAGCCTTTCTCTGTGGGCGTGCATCGGGTGATAAACGCAGCAGGGCTGTTTTCCAGTCAACTGGCGTCGAACATCGACGGCCTTGAGGCGCGTCATGTACCGCAAACCCAGTGGTGCCGGGGACGCTATTTTTCTTACAGCGGGCGGTCACCATTTTCGCGTCTTGTGTACCCGATGCCAGATGTGAATACGGCGGGCCTTGGAGTGCATGCAACGCTCGATATGGGCGGGCAAGTGAAATTCGGGCCGGATGTTGCCTGGACCGATACCCTCGACTATCAAGTCGAAGAAGTACTAAGAAGTGATTTTGCCATTGCGATCCAACGATATTTCCCGGGGCTTGATCCACAGCGACTTACGCCAGGTTACTGCGGCATTCGCCCTAAACTCTCCGGGCCAGGACAACCCGCTGAAGATTTCCTGATACAAGGGCCAAAAACTCACGGCCTACCCGGACTGGTCAACCTTTATGGGATAGAGTCTCCGGGGTTAACTGCCAGCCTTGCCATTGCCGATCACGTTGCCAGGATCATTGATTGA
- the asnB gene encoding asparagine synthase (glutamine-hydrolyzing): MCGITGGFWQSAPADLDLRARSALAAMRLRGPDHNGFDQFSVAAGTLVLGHTRLAIIDLSQGAQQPMYSADQRYVLIFNGEIYNYLELRAELEAFGRRFNTRSDTEVLLAAWAHWGKAALPRLKGMFAFVIFDRQQNSLTCVRDAFGIKPFFYALDEQSFVFGSELPAVRALRRQRAALNWQRAYDYLVHGEYDFGNESFIEGIVSLMPGQLMSVDLATLKLSVPETWWEPSVAPASSISFASASEQLREMFLDSVRLHMRSDVPVGAALSGGIDSSAIVCAMRHLEPDADIHTFSYIARGSVVSEENWVDKINAHVGARAHKVVVSGDELAADLEDLITAQGEPFGSTSIYAQYRVFKKAKEQGITVTLEGQGADENQGGYSGYAGQRIRSLLDNGHYSKAWSFLNQWSRWPGRSRLEGLKRVVGEYSEGRLHDLLRGLNGMDNCPAWIRPGPLRESGVNLGFPKHAPQQSLPGRRMMSTLATSLNTRGLLGLLRHGDRNSMRFSVESRVPFLITDLSDFMLSLPEEYLVSPGGETKHLLRSALRGIVPAEVLDRRDKIGFATPEQQWLMGMADTLRPWLEEDLGLPFLDQTKLLEHFDTVVTGRRAYTWQVWRWVNFARWYGSLR, from the coding sequence ATGTGTGGAATTACCGGTGGGTTCTGGCAATCCGCACCCGCAGATCTTGACCTGCGTGCAAGATCTGCTTTGGCTGCGATGCGTCTGCGTGGGCCTGATCATAATGGCTTTGACCAATTTTCCGTTGCCGCAGGTACGCTCGTTTTAGGGCATACGAGGCTTGCGATCATAGACCTTTCTCAGGGAGCCCAGCAGCCGATGTACTCGGCTGATCAGCGGTATGTGCTTATATTCAATGGAGAAATTTATAACTACCTTGAACTGCGAGCAGAACTAGAAGCATTTGGTAGGAGGTTCAATACCCGTTCGGACACCGAGGTGTTATTAGCCGCTTGGGCGCACTGGGGTAAGGCCGCGTTGCCGAGGCTGAAGGGTATGTTTGCCTTCGTGATCTTCGATCGCCAGCAGAATTCGCTGACTTGTGTGCGGGACGCATTTGGCATCAAACCTTTCTTTTATGCTTTGGATGAGCAGAGTTTTGTCTTTGGTTCCGAGCTTCCTGCGGTGCGAGCGCTCAGGCGCCAGCGCGCCGCTCTAAATTGGCAAAGGGCATACGACTACTTAGTCCACGGTGAATACGACTTTGGTAATGAGAGTTTCATCGAGGGCATAGTCAGCCTCATGCCCGGCCAGTTGATGAGCGTCGATCTGGCTACGCTAAAGCTTTCAGTCCCAGAGACTTGGTGGGAGCCATCGGTAGCGCCGGCATCATCTATTTCCTTTGCCAGTGCCAGTGAGCAATTGCGAGAGATGTTTCTGGATAGTGTGCGACTGCATATGCGTAGTGATGTCCCAGTCGGCGCTGCGCTGTCTGGTGGTATCGACTCTTCCGCAATCGTCTGCGCCATGCGCCATTTGGAACCCGACGCTGACATCCATACCTTCAGTTACATTGCCCGGGGCAGTGTCGTCAGCGAAGAAAACTGGGTAGACAAGATCAATGCCCATGTCGGCGCCAGGGCACACAAGGTGGTTGTTTCGGGCGACGAACTGGCGGCTGATCTCGAAGACCTGATTACCGCACAGGGTGAGCCGTTCGGCAGCACCAGCATCTATGCTCAGTATCGCGTTTTCAAGAAGGCCAAAGAGCAGGGCATCACCGTGACCCTGGAAGGGCAGGGGGCCGATGAGAATCAAGGCGGGTACAGTGGCTATGCGGGGCAGCGTATCCGTAGTTTGCTGGACAACGGGCATTACAGCAAAGCCTGGAGCTTTCTGAATCAATGGTCGCGATGGCCCGGGCGCAGCCGTCTGGAAGGCCTGAAGCGGGTTGTTGGCGAATACAGTGAAGGGCGATTGCACGATCTGTTGCGTGGGCTCAACGGTATGGACAACTGCCCTGCGTGGATTCGTCCCGGCCCGCTGCGCGAAAGCGGTGTGAATCTTGGTTTTCCGAAGCATGCGCCGCAACAAAGCTTGCCTGGGCGACGCATGATGAGCACGTTGGCAACCTCGTTGAATACACGCGGCCTGCTCGGCCTGCTTCGCCACGGTGATCGCAACTCGATGCGTTTCTCGGTCGAGAGCCGCGTCCCGTTCCTGATCACAGACTTGTCCGACTTCATGCTGTCACTACCAGAGGAATATCTGGTTTCCCCGGGGGGGGAGACCAAGCATCTTCTACGCTCGGCATTGCGCGGAATCGTGCCGGCCGAGGTGCTGGATCGCCGCGACAAGATCGGCTTCGCGACGCCCGAGCAACAATGGTTGATGGGTATGGCCGATACGTTGCGGCCTTGGCTGGAGGAGGATCTGGGTCTGCCATTCCTTGATCAGACCAAGTTGCTTGAGCATTTCGACACCGTGGTTACGGGCCGTCGCGCCTATACGTGGCAGGTCTGGCGCTGGGTCAACTTTGCTCGCTGGTACGGTAGCTTGCGATGA